The Bacteroidota bacterium genomic sequence GATTTAATGGCCACTTTTTCAAATAACGGAATGGCTATTTATGAGATGGGACCGGCTGCTACTGCAATCGAACGAAATGTAATTGAATGGTTGCTTGGTTTTTTTGGCTGGGATAAAAATGCGAACGGATTATTAACTTCCGGTGGTTCATTGGGTAACCTTACAGGTTTACTTGCAGCCCGTCAGGCAGTTAAAGAATATGATGTTTGGGAAGCGGGAGTTGACGGTAATCTGGCTGTAATGGTTTCTGCGGAATCTCATTATAGTGTGGACAGGAGTGTGCGGATTATGGGTCTTGGCGACAAAGGGATCATTAAGCTTCCGGTCGATGATCAGCATCGTATTAAAGTTGACTTATTACCAGGCATCTTTGATGAAGCAAAGAGTAATGGTAAAATTGTGATGGCCTTGGTTGGTAATGCTTGCTCTACTTCAACGGGTATTTACGACCATAATGATGAAATGGCTGATTTTTGCGCCCAAAATAAAATTTGGTTCCATATTGATGGAGCTCATGGTGGAGCAGCAATTATTTCAGAAAAGTACAAATACCTTACTAAAGGAATTGAAAAAGCGGATTCGGTAGTTATTGATTTTCATAAAATGATGTTGACTCCTGCTTTAACCACTGCAGTAATCTTTAAAAATGGCAAAACATCCTACGAAGCATTTACGCAAAAGGCTTCCTATTTGTTAAATAAAAAAGGTGAGATTAATTGGTTCGATGGCGCCGGCAGAACGATCGAATGCACTAAAAAAGCGATGGGTTTAAAAATCTATTTGATGATCAAAACCTATGGTACGGAATTATTTTCCTCATATGTTGATCAAACCTACGATCTTGCCCGTGAATTTGCCAGCATAATTCAGGAAAGTTCGGATTTTGAACTTGCGGTAACTCCCGACTCTAATATCGTTTGTTTCCGGTTAATCCCTGAAGGGCTTACTGAGCAGGAAAGAAATCTGCTTAACAGCAAAATAAGAGAACTGATAAAAATCGATGGAACTTTTTATATCGTTCAAACAGTGATTAACGAAAAAGTATATTTCAGGATCACGATTATGAACCCATTTACCACTATAGAAATTCTAAAAAAGCTTCTATTTATGATTCGAAGCATTTCTGCAGATTTAGGTAACGAATTTTCATAAAAAGCCCAATATTTAGGAAAAAGAGAAGCGACTTTAATACCAAGAATTTGCTTTTTTTTTCCTAATTTTGTTGAATTAGAGTATAAATAATTTACGAATAAATATCAAGTCATCATGGCAAAAGTTAGAGGAGTAATTATCGTTGATACTGAAAAATGCAAGGGTTGTGAAGTTTGCGTTGGCAATTGCCCTTCTGAAGTTATAGGCATGTCTGATAATGTAAATGGAAAAGGTTATCATTACGCTTATATGGCACAAGCAGATGCGTGTACAGGATGTTCAAATTGCGCGATTGTTTGTCCTGATGGCGTAATTACCGTATATCGAAAAAAAATTACCGTAGAAGTTTAACCTTATAAAATAAAAGCATAATGGGTGAATTAAAATTAATGAAGGGTAACGAAGCCATCGCCGAAGCTGCAATAAGAGCAGGCGTTGATGCGTATTTTGGTTACCCTATCACACCTCAAACAGAAATTATTGAATACTTAATGGCTGAAAAACCACATGAAAGAACGGGTATGGTGGTATTGCAGGCCGAAAGTGAAATTGCTGCCATCAACATGGTTTATGGAGCAGCAGGAGTTGGAAAAAAAGCAATGACTTCTTCTTCAAGTCCAGGTATCAGCCTAAAAATGGAAGGAATATCTTATATGGCAGGAGCCGAACTTCCGGCAGTTATTGTTAACGTAGCA encodes the following:
- a CDS encoding pyridoxal-dependent decarboxylase is translated as MDDILKKAYNPEAFRKEGHELVNLLADYLQDCMSQKEMPVLPWIDPEMQHADWKKFLDKKNTPKEFYQKFLDQSNHLHHPNYIGHQVVPPLPIAALTDLMATFSNNGMAIYEMGPAATAIERNVIEWLLGFFGWDKNANGLLTSGGSLGNLTGLLAARQAVKEYDVWEAGVDGNLAVMVSAESHYSVDRSVRIMGLGDKGIIKLPVDDQHRIKVDLLPGIFDEAKSNGKIVMALVGNACSTSTGIYDHNDEMADFCAQNKIWFHIDGAHGGAAIISEKYKYLTKGIEKADSVVIDFHKMMLTPALTTAVIFKNGKTSYEAFTQKASYLLNKKGEINWFDGAGRTIECTKKAMGLKIYLMIKTYGTELFSSYVDQTYDLAREFASIIQESSDFELAVTPDSNIVCFRLIPEGLTEQERNLLNSKIRELIKIDGTFYIVQTVINEKVYFRITIMNPFTTIEILKKLLFMIRSISADLGNEFS
- a CDS encoding 4Fe-4S binding protein, giving the protein MAKVRGVIIVDTEKCKGCEVCVGNCPSEVIGMSDNVNGKGYHYAYMAQADACTGCSNCAIVCPDGVITVYRKKITVEV